Proteins encoded within one genomic window of Fusarium musae strain F31 chromosome 4, whole genome shotgun sequence:
- a CDS encoding hypothetical protein (CAZy:GH54~EggNog:ENOG41~CAZy:CBM42): MLCRSVFALGLASIVRAAPCDIYSAGGTPCIAAHSSTRALFDNYNGALYQIKRASDGTTRDIGPLSAGGVAKSSDQDGFCSGTTCLITFIYDQTGRGNHLGQAKGGYWSGPDVNGWDNMAAADGAPVTLNGKKAYGVFVSPGTGYRNNDVSGSAIGDEPEGIYAVFDGTHYNGGCCFDYGNAETSSSDTGAAHMEAIYFGDVNGWGTGDGNGPWVMADLENGLFSGKNAGNNPGDPTVNHRFLTAVVKGEPGTWAIRGGDATSGGLSTFYDGDRPDGYNPMHKEGALLLGIGGDNSNTGQGTFYEGCVTSGYPSDDTENSVQADIVAAGYAITSLTSGPSLTIGSSVSLHVTTPGYTNRYLAHSGSDVITQVVSSSSSASDRSASTWTVRTGLANSGCVSFESNDTAGSFIRHSGFVLYVNSNDGSKQFSEDATFCPIKGLNGQGNSMRSWSYPTRYFRHYSNKGYAASDGGVQDFDNTNSFTNDVSFIIEDSLA; encoded by the coding sequence ATGCTTTGCCGAAGCGTCTTcgcccttggccttgctaGTATTGTGCGTGCTGCGCCTTGCGATATCTACAGTGCAGGGGGTACGCCCTGTATCGCTGCGCATAGTTCTACTCGAGCTTTGTTTGACAACTACAACGGTGCTCTCTACCAGATCAAACGTGCCTCAGATGGAACTACCCGTGATATCGGTCCCCTTTCAGCAGGTGGTGTTGCAAAGTCTTCCGATCAAGACGGCTTTTGCAGTGGAACTACGTGCCTTATAACCTTTATCTACGACCAGACCGGCCGAGGTAATCACCTCGGTCAAGCTAAAGGTGGTTACTGGAGCGGTCCTGATGTTAATGGTTGGGACAATATGGCTGCAGCAGACGGCGCGCCAGTCACCCTCAATGGGAAGAAAGCATATGGCGTCTTTGTTTCGCCTGGCACGGGTTATCGAAACAATGATGTCAGCGGATCAGCAATAGGTGATGAGCCTGAAGGCATCTATGCCGTGTTTGACGGCACCCACTATAATGGCGGCTGCTGTTTTGATTATGGAAATGCTGAAACCAGCAGTTCAGATACTGGTGCTGCTCATATGGAAGCTATCTACTTTGGCGACGTCAACGGCTGGGGGACAGGGGATGGTAATGGTCCTTGGGTTATGGCTGATCTTGAGAACGGTCTCTTCTCCGGAAAGAATGCCGGTAACAATCCTGGGGACCCGACAGTTAATCACCGGTTCTTGACTGCTGTTGTCAAGGGCGAGCCAGGAACGTGGGCTATTCGTGGTGGTGACGCCACATCTGGTGGACTATCTACCTTTTACGACGGAGATCGTCCCGATGGCTACAACCCGATGCATAAGGAGGGTGCCCTCCTTCTTGGAATTGGAGGCGATAACAGCAACACAGGCCAAGGTACCTTTTACGAAGGCTGCGTTACAAGTGGTTACCCCTCGGATGATACCGAGAATTCGGTGCAGGCTGATATTGTTGCGGCTGGGTATGCTATCACTTCATTAACAAGTGGCCCTTCTCTTACCATTGGATCTTCTGTTTCCCTCCACGTTACTACCCCAGGCTACACTAACCGATACCTCGCGCATAGTGGGTCAGACGTTATTACTCAGGTCGTTAGTAGCTCGAGTAGTGCTTCTGATAGGAGTGCGTCTACCTGGACTGTGCGGACTGGATTGGCCAATAGCGGCTGCGTGTCATTTGAATCAAACGACACTGCCGGAAGCTTTATCAGACACTCTGGTTTTGTTTTATATGTTAACAGCAATGATGGATCTAAGCAGTTTAGCGAAGATGCTACCTTCTGTCCTATCAAGGGCCTTAACGGCCAGGGTAACTCAATGCGCTCCTGGAGCTATCCTACTAGGTACTTCAGACACTATAGCAATAAGGGCTACGCCGCCTCTGATGGTGGTGTTCAAGACTTCGACAATACTAACAGCTTCACGAACGAtgttagctttattattgaAGATAGTCTTGCCTAG
- a CDS encoding hypothetical protein (EggNog:ENOG41) gives MHERYGPIVRINPDELHCSCPYFTDEIYAGPGRIRDKWQHQLNTGGAGPVSVTGFSTVNHEVHRVRKGALSKYFSRQQMLKLVGEVKEVTQMTVDKMLRYAGGEPFALT, from the exons ATGCATGAGCGTTATG GTCCAATTGTACGAATAAATCCCGACGAACTTCATTGCTCATGCCCATACTTCACAGACGAAATCTATGCTGGCCCCGGCCGAATCCGTGACAAATGGCAGCACCAGCTGAACACAGGTGGCGCCGGTCCAGTTTCTGTCACTGGTTTCTCAACAGTCAATCACGAGGTTCACCGCGTGAGGAAAGGAGCCTTGTCCAAGTATTTCTCTCGTCAGCAGATGCTCAAGCTCGTGGGCGAGGTAAAAGAAGTTACACAGATGACTGTCGACAAGATGCTTCGATATGCTGGTGGAGAGCCCTTTGCTTTGACGTGA